In the Acidobacteriota bacterium genome, TGGTGTTGGCCAAGGCCATTTCGGAAGGGGCAGGCCCGCGGCTCATCAGTTCGGCGGGCACCGAGTTTCTTTCGAACGTATACCCCCCGGGTTTCCCGGCGATTCTCTCGCTGGTCTTCCTCATCAGCCCGCAGTTTCCCGATAACGTCGTGCTGCTCAAAGGAATCTCAATCGCCGCGATGATCGGCGCCGGGGCACTCACGTGCCCGCTACGTCGTGCAGCACCGTTCGTTGCCGCCCTCGCTGGCGATGGCCATCACGGTGGCAACCGTCGCCACACCGGCACTCGTGTTTCTGGCCACGTCGACAATGATGTCGGAGGCGGTGTTCCTGTTCATTCAACTGCTGGCCGTCCTGCTCATCGAGCGTACGGCGCGGTTGGCCGAGGCTCGATCATCGCGAGGGATGGCCGTGTTGGCCGGTGTGCTCGCGGCTGCGGCGTTTCTGACGCGCACGGCTGGCGTGACGGTGGCGGCGGCCGGAGTGCTCTACCTCGCGCGAGAGCGGCGGTGGCGGTCTGTCGCCATCTTCGGTGCGACGGCGGCGATCTGCGTGATGCCCTGGCTGCTGTACGCGCGTGCGCATGCGCCGACGCGAGCCGAACTCGTCGACCACGGCGGGTTGATGGCGGTGGCCTACGCAGACCAGTTCTGGACCACCGAAGCCGGCACCGTCACTGCCCGGCCGGCCGGCGTCGAAATGCTGCCGGGCCGCGTCGTGGACAATGTCACGAACATTGCCATCCGTGACGTGGGCGGCATATTTGTTCCGCTGTTGTTCCGCACATCCGGCGAGAGCGGGCTCGAGGTCATTGGACTTGGGCCGCCGCAGGACGTGGGCGCGCCCAGTATGGGTTCGGCGCTCGGCACCAAAGTCGTTTCCCTGGCGCTCAGCATGCTTGTTGTCCTGGGCTTCGTCGCCGCGTGCCGCCGGCGTGTGACAGTGGCCGAACCGCTGGTAGTGCTGGCGCTCGGCATGATCGTGTTGTGGCCGTTCTGGACGTTCCGATTCGTGCTGCCGCTGGTGCCGTTCCTGTTTGTGTACCTGGTGCTCGGTGCTGAAACTGTTGCGGGCTGGCTGGGCCGGCTTCGTCAGGGCGGAGTCGCGCCGTACGCGGTTGCACGAATCCTCCTGATGGTCATCATCGGGCTGCACGCCCTGGACCACGCGCAGTACATCGCACAGGCCTACGGTAACCCGCGCGGCGGCTCATGGAAGTCGCAGGCCGACGACATTAACCAGGTTCTGGATTGGGTCCGACAACATCCCGAGCCTGTAGGGGCGGTTGCGGCGGACAATCCGGCGTTGGTGTATCTGCACACCGGCCGCCGCACCGTGGCCATCAACAGCTTCGATGACAAGTGGAGCCGATGGCAGCGCATGGGCGTCCGTTACGTGGTCTCGCTCGTTGATGGCGAGCCGCTGCTCGATGCCCGCGCCGAGCTCCGCTTCAAGCTCCAGGACAAGAATGTCTGGGTCTACGAGCTTCTGCCCGGGCCCCCGCCGCTCAATCAGTAGCCTCGACCACCCACATCCCTGACCGCGTGGTTTTGAACAGCACGCGATAGGGCAGCGACGGGTCGGGCAGTTCCTGTCCACGCAGAGACACGACGTAGCGGACGCCAAGTGCGCGCCAGTCCTGCCATCGTCCGCGGGCGTCATCAATCGCGAGGCTCTTCCGCCCGGTGCGCAGGTAGATCAGCGCCGGGTTCGTGGAGGCGACGTGCCCTGGCGTCGTCAATTCGCGCTGCATCCAGGCGATCACTTCATCCGCCTCGCGGGCATCTTCAAGCCATGGTGCCTGCTGGCGCTGTAGCCAGTACATCCCGTGATCGATGACGTGCAGGCTCAGGATACATGCCAGGGCGATGCGAAGAACCCTTGGCCAGACCGGCGTCAACGTCTGCACACCCGCCACGAGGTAGCCGTAGAGAAACGGCGTCAACGGCAGTACGAGGCGGTACGCCCAGTGCGGAAAGAACACAATCGGCAGCAGCGCCAGCGGAACGAAGTAGTCGGCCACGTCAGCGCCGCGCCGCCATCGGGCCACGAAGCCGATCAATGCCAGCGCGCTCAAGAGGCCCGACACCACCATGGTGCCGGCCGTATTGCCCATGCTGCCGGTGGAAATCGTGCTGCGTTCACCGCCAACCGACAGCGTCTCTTCACCACTCTCCATCGAGGATCGGTACAGCTCGGGGAGCACGATCGCGCCGACGTCGCGGCCGAAGATGTCCACGATGGCATCCTTGACCCGGCCGGGCAGCTCACTCGCGGTGATTTGTCCCGACTGGATGTCGCCGGCGCGCCGCATCCAGAACTGCTCCTGATACGTGAACACATGCGCACCCCCGTGCGCGAGGCGCTGTTCGACTGGTGTCGCATACGCACGCGCATACATCGCCCAGGGGAGCAGCAGCACGATCGCCGTGGCGGCAAACAGCGCGGCCGCGCGGCGTTCGCGCCGCACCAGATACCAGATCACAGCGGCCACCAGCAGCGGCAGGCCAGCCGATCGAATCAGGACGCTGGCCGCGGCTGCTACGCCACCCAGTACGGGCCGCCGCCTCCCCACGAGCACCACGGTCGCGATCTGCGCCAGCGTGAACAACGGCTCCGACATCACCGTGGACGTCGCCAGCCAGACAAAGGCCGGCGTGAGGATGACCACGAGCGCAAGGGTGGCGGCGAGTGGCGCAGTCAGCCCGCGATCGCGGTAGTACGTCGCGGCCAGCAGGCCGACGCCGAGCATCGCGAGCACCGAGACCATCTTCAGGACGATGACGTTGCCGGGGAACGCCGGCGTGAGTGAGGCGACGAGCGCCAGAGTGAGGGCGAATCCAGGTGGACTGGATGGCAGCACCGCAGCCATCTCCGCCGACGGCGCGTTGATCAGGTGGTAACCCTGTCCAGAGGCAATCGCGTTTGCAAACAGCACGTACCACGCGTCGTCCACGTACATGCCGGCGACGCCGTTCAGGCGCAGCACGTAGACAAGGAGCGCCAGGGCACCGGTGGCGATCGCGAGCGTGCGCACGGACGTCATGAGCGCCAAATCATACGTCCGCGCAGCCCTGCCCGTATAATCCACACGGCATGACGCACTCGCGGATCCACCGCCTCCTGCACACGCCGGTGCCGGTTCCCCAGATTCGCCGTTGGAGCGCGCACGTCATCTTTGCCGCGATCGCGTGGCCCTGTCTCACCACCCTTGGCACGGCGTTCGCGCTCGCGATGATGCCGTACTACGCCCTCTCGCTGGGGCAGGCGCTGCTGGCCGGCGCCGCAGGGACGCTGCTCCGTCTGCCCGACATGATTCTGGTGGGAGCGATCTTCTTCGGCCTCTCGGGATTCATCTTCAGCCGCCTCGGGGCCGAGCCGCGCGCCGGACGGGGCGGCGCCGCCCGGCTTCTGCTCGAGCCTCTCGTGACGTTCGTCATCGGGTGCGTTGGCATCGCGGTGTGGTACCCGGCCGTGCTCAGCCAGCCACTGTTTGAACTGTTTGCCACCCTTCCGGTCGCAGGCCTGCTGCTCCTGCTTGCTGCCCTGGGACTTGTCGGCGTGGTCGTCACCGGCCGGTCCGGCATGCGTATGAAACTCGCGGCCGCGCTGTTCGCGGTGGGGCTCTTGAGCCCCGGGCCCCAGTGGCTGCGCGCGCGAATCGAACCGTTCTTTGGGGCCGCGCCATCGGTGGTCCTGCTCGGCGTCGATTCCATCTCGCACAGCGACGACATCGCGCCACTGGCCGATTGGGTGAAGGCCGGAGGCGGCACGTGGTACGAACGTGCGGTCACGCCAGGTCTGTTCACCAACGCGGTCTGGACGAGCATCCTGACGATGCGGCCGGTTCGGGAGCACGGCGTGTTCCATGGGTTCCAGCGCGTGCAACGTGCAGATGCGACGCTGCTGCACACCGCGCGGAGCCGGGGCTATCGCACCATCGCCCACTTCACGGACCAGCTCACAGCCGCTGTGGGGTCAAGCGCAGGCTTCGATGAGGACCACAGCGGTCCGGTGGGCTGGCGGCAGGTGCTGCTGCCGATGGTGGCGAACAGTTCGGTGCTGGTGCCAGTCCTGGGGCCGGCGTTGCCCCGGCCGTGGCCGGGCGCGTCCCCATCGAACGAGGCCGGTACGTTTACCTACGACGTGCGGCGCGAGGTCCGGCAAATCCTGAGAGCCGGCGCGAAAGGCGAGCGCACGTTTGTGGCGGCGCATCTGACGTACACCCATCTGCCTGCGTACCCAGGCTCCCTTGAGATGTCGATGACCGAGATTAAAGCGGTGCTGAGGGCGCCGGCGTGGACGGTGCGCGACCGCACGATCGACTGGCAGGATGTGGACGGACCCGACGATCCACTGCCGTTGAACCAATGGAAGATTCGTCGCCTGCAGACGGTGATTCAGCGCGAGGTGTCTGACGCGCAATTCCTGCAGCAGGGAGGCCAACTCGTGCTGTTCTCCGACCACGGCAGTCGCCGGTCGGTGACCCTCGACAATTTCAAGGACCACCGGTATCACCATGTTGTGTTGGCGACCTTTGGGTTGGCGCCTCGGTGTCCAGCCGAGCCCATCTCGCTCATCGACATCGGCGGGCTGATGGGTTTTTCCGACAGCCGGGCCGAGCCGACACTGGAGTTCACGTTTGCCGGGCCCGAGCAATGGCCCGAGCTCTTTCGAACCGCTCGTCTCCGCTGGTCGGGTGACGTCGATCTGGACGAAACGCTGCTTGCACAAGTCTTTGTCGGCCTGCGCCGGCACACGCCCTGGCCGGTGGCCGCAGCGACCGGTGCTGTCACCGATCCTGCGTGCCGCTGAGCGGGCGCAAAACGGCCATCCTGTGTGTGTGCTCTTCGGTACAGGCTTTCCTGCATCCGCGGGAATAGCGTGAGGGCATGACCTGGAAAGACAAGCTCGAGATTGGTTTAAAAGAAGATGCGCCGTTCCGGCGCGACAACCTGCCCGACTTTCAGAAAGATCCTGATGGTCCCGACACACGCCCCGACGATCCGACGCGATCGCCGGTGGAACCTGGTGCGCGGGAGGCCGCCCAAGCCGCCCAGGATACACACGAACTCGGGCCACTGGAGCCCGTCGCCGAGACCACCTGCGAGGACGGACACAGGGCCAAGCCCAAAGCCGCCCAATAGGTTTCATCAAAAAGCTGTGCAATTGCGAACAGCCATTGGTGGTTGAAGCGGATAGCCTGCGCACAGTGCCCGACACCAGACGAAAACGGCCAACCAAGGCGCGGTCACCCAAGACGCCCAAGAAATTACTGAAGTCTCCCACCGGCATCCAGGGTCTGGACGAAATTACAGGTGGCGGCCTGCCCACGGGCCGTCCCACGCTGGTCAGCGGCGGCGCCGGCTCCGGCAAGACCTTGTTCGGACTCGAATTCCTGGTGCGCGGCGCCACGCAGTTCGATGAGCCCGGCGTGTTCATCTCGTTTGAGGAAACGCTGCCCGATCTGGCGGTGAACGTGGCGTCGCTTGGTTTCGACCTGGACCAGCTCGTGAAAGAAAAGAAGCTGTTCCTGGACCACGTGCACATTGCGCGCAACGAGATCGCGGAAACCGGCGAGTACGACCTTGATGGCCTGTTCATTCGCATCGCCGACGCCGTCCGGCAAGTGGGGGCGAAACGCATCGTCCTCGACACGCTCGAGGCCCTGTTCAGCGCGTTACCGAACCCCGGCATCCTGCGCGCCGAGATTCGCCGTCTGTTTGGCTGGCTCAAGGACGAGGGGCTGACGACGGTCCTGACGGCTGAGCGCGATCGACCGGACCAGTTGACCAGACACGGCATCGAAGAGTTCGTGTCGGACTGCGTGATCGTGCTGGACCATCGCATCCGCGACGAGGTCTCAACCCGCCGCCTGCGCATCGTCAAGTACCGTGGGTCAACGCACGGCACGAATGAGTATCCCTTCCTGATCGATCAGCACGGTCTGTCCGTGTTGCCCATCTCGTCACTCGGCCTGGATCATCACGCGCCGCTCGAACGCATTTCCACTGGTATCGAGCGGCTCGACGGCATGATGGGCGGCAAGGGCTTCTTCAGGGGAAGCAGCATCCTCATGTCGGGCACGTCCGGTACCGGCAAGACCAGTGTGGCCGCGCACTTCGTTGATGCGGCGTGCCGTCGCGGCGAGCGGTGCCTGTATTTTGCCTTTGAGGAATCGCCCCGACAAATCGTCCGGAACCTGCGCTCGATCGGCATCGATCTGGAGCCGTGGATGAAAAATGGGCTGCTGCAATTTCATGCGGCTCGTCCCACGTACGGGGGCATTGAAGAAGTGCTGCTCGTGACCCACAAAGAGATTGCCAGCTTTCAGCCAAGCGTCGTGGTGGTGGATCCCATTACGAACCTGCTGACGGTCAGCACCATGAACGAAGTGCGATCGATGCTGACGAGGCTGATCGATGTGTTGAAGA is a window encoding:
- the kaiC gene encoding circadian clock protein KaiC, which translates into the protein MPDTRRKRPTKARSPKTPKKLLKSPTGIQGLDEITGGGLPTGRPTLVSGGAGSGKTLFGLEFLVRGATQFDEPGVFISFEETLPDLAVNVASLGFDLDQLVKEKKLFLDHVHIARNEIAETGEYDLDGLFIRIADAVRQVGAKRIVLDTLEALFSALPNPGILRAEIRRLFGWLKDEGLTTVLTAERDRPDQLTRHGIEEFVSDCVIVLDHRIRDEVSTRRLRIVKYRGSTHGTNEYPFLIDQHGLSVLPISSLGLDHHAPLERISTGIERLDGMMGGKGFFRGSSILMSGTSGTGKTSVAAHFVDAACRRGERCLYFAFEESPRQIVRNLRSIGIDLEPWMKNGLLQFHAARPTYGGIEEVLLVTHKEIASFQPSVVVVDPITNLLTVSTMNEVRSMLTRLIDVLKTQQITALFASLTAAGGDLETNEADVSSLMDTWLLLKTVEVGGERNRAMYVLKSRGMNHSNQIREFVITNDGVRLLDVYLGPEGVLTGSARMSQEAREKAESTFRSQQTLGRGRELERKRQIFEARMTMLKAEFEVEEEVIQQSISESKLLDAEVLEGRGQMEQSREADASAYTKVKRAPASQRR